One region of Catenuloplanes indicus genomic DNA includes:
- a CDS encoding acyl carrier protein — protein MERTRVLAAIQDALAEVLQRDDIQITEETRLFEDLHLDSTSVLTLLMALEDALGIEADPEALDMDDFRTVHTFANWIGASLPLTA, from the coding sequence ATGGAACGTACCCGTGTTCTCGCCGCGATTCAGGACGCGCTCGCCGAGGTGCTGCAGCGTGACGACATCCAGATCACCGAGGAGACGCGCCTGTTCGAGGACCTGCACCTCGACTCGACCTCGGTGCTGACCCTGCTGATGGCGTTGGAGGACGCGCTCGGCATCGAAGCCGACCCGGAGGCGCTGGACATGGACGACTTCCGGACCGTCCACACGTTCGCGAACTGGATCGGCGCCAGCCTTCCGCTGACGGCCTGA
- a CDS encoding type III PLP-dependent enzyme, with translation MTDELTVQGIPVSDLAQRYGTPLYVYDGDVLRSTYTGLRDLLDPHIDVFYSAKANPNMSVCGVLRSLGAGMEVSSLAELMVAQRIGVDPADIIFLGPGKTVAELHACAELGIHAVVCESLDELKLLDSIAPESGMPVLLRVNPAFSSKGSRLAMGGKPRQFGIDEEILLGAGPLLRQLRRVRVIGFHAYLGTRILDAADIVSNTQGVLDVAERLGAELDVPLATVDFGGGFGVPYFDNESPLDLAATTAGINDVVARFRRRHPHCRLITELGRYLAGWCGTYVVRAQYVKQSRGEWFVVADGGTNHHMAAVGIGSFVKRNFPIRSLTHYDAPADRQYTVTGPLCTPNDVVGAKVKLPEIRPGDLIGVQRSGAYGPSASPVLFLSHGHPAEVLVLDGTPHLVRRRDTAADLIDRHVLAPQSYHHTGKG, from the coding sequence ATGACCGACGAACTGACCGTGCAGGGCATTCCCGTCTCCGACCTGGCACAGCGGTACGGGACCCCGCTGTACGTCTACGACGGCGACGTGCTGCGCTCCACCTACACCGGTCTGCGCGACCTGCTCGATCCGCACATCGACGTGTTCTATTCGGCGAAGGCGAACCCGAACATGAGCGTCTGCGGCGTGCTGCGCTCGCTCGGAGCCGGCATGGAGGTCTCGTCGCTCGCCGAACTGATGGTGGCGCAACGCATCGGTGTCGACCCGGCGGACATCATCTTCCTCGGGCCCGGGAAGACCGTGGCCGAACTGCACGCCTGCGCCGAACTCGGCATCCACGCGGTGGTGTGCGAGTCCCTCGACGAGCTGAAGCTCCTCGACTCGATCGCCCCGGAGTCCGGGATGCCGGTCCTGCTGCGCGTCAATCCGGCTTTCAGCAGTAAGGGATCGCGGCTGGCGATGGGCGGAAAGCCGCGCCAGTTCGGCATCGACGAGGAGATCCTGCTGGGCGCCGGGCCGCTGCTGCGACAGCTGCGGCGGGTGCGCGTGATCGGCTTCCACGCCTATCTGGGCACGCGGATCCTGGACGCCGCCGACATCGTCAGTAACACCCAGGGCGTCCTGGACGTCGCGGAGCGGCTCGGTGCCGAGCTCGACGTCCCGCTGGCCACGGTGGACTTCGGTGGCGGCTTCGGGGTGCCCTACTTCGACAACGAGAGTCCGCTGGACCTGGCCGCCACCACGGCGGGCATCAACGACGTCGTCGCCCGGTTCCGCCGGCGCCACCCGCACTGCCGGCTCATCACCGAACTGGGCCGTTACCTGGCCGGCTGGTGCGGCACCTACGTCGTCCGCGCCCAGTACGTGAAGCAGTCCCGCGGTGAGTGGTTCGTGGTGGCCGACGGCGGCACCAACCACCACATGGCCGCGGTCGGCATCGGAAGCTTCGTCAAACGTAACTTCCCGATCCGGTCCCTGACGCACTACGACGCGCCGGCCGATCGGCAGTACACGGTCACCGGCCCGCTCTGCACCCCCAACGACGTGGTGGGCGCGAAGGTGAAGCTGCCGGAGATCCGGCCCGGTGACCTGATCGGCGTGCAGCGATCCGGCGCGTACGGACCATCCGCCTCGCCCGTGCTGTTCCTGAGCCACGGACACCCGGCCGAGGTCCTCGTCCTGGACGGCACACCGCACCTGGTACGCCGCCGGGACACGGCCGCCGACCTGATCGACCGGCACGTACTCGCACCGCAGTCGTACCACCACACAGGAAAGGGCTGA
- a CDS encoding ATP-binding protein has translation MSRYLSQLKEAVTGAADTTLVFVCNFEVERQWATGHVGLPGVAVASAPAVVQRMEELGVLLAGPADHLLLKHPLDTGYLDYLTRLGFRVPAVLCPERTHPDRSTTEDALDSPDLLRTLRGLSPGARLLPMGAAVGEQKLADSCGLSLAGAGADVAERVNGKVYGRRLTARAGLREVPGHCCETVDELAEALGTLDAVGRPLVVKDAYGVSGRGLVVVDTPARAGQLMRLVRRRAERTGDDRIEVVVEQWLPRRHDLNYQLTVTRDGGVRFDFVKQALTEAGVHKGHLMPAALTGAHRAEIEHAAQSVGAALYRDGFTGVAGVDAIIDTDGQLYPVLEINARLNMSTYQGGVVERYQPPDGIGLARHYTLRLRATCPFDAVESALDRAQRGTGGRIVVTSFGTLNAAAPSASTAEPFDGRLYAMLFAPGRPSLDALDGAVRQALGRIPQVLEVR, from the coding sequence ATGAGCCGATATCTGAGCCAGCTCAAGGAAGCGGTGACCGGTGCCGCGGACACAACACTGGTGTTCGTCTGCAACTTCGAGGTCGAGCGGCAGTGGGCCACCGGCCACGTGGGACTGCCGGGCGTCGCGGTGGCCTCGGCTCCCGCGGTGGTGCAGCGGATGGAGGAACTGGGCGTGCTGCTCGCCGGCCCGGCGGACCACCTGCTGCTCAAGCATCCGCTGGACACCGGCTACCTGGACTACCTCACCCGGCTGGGGTTCCGCGTGCCGGCCGTGCTGTGCCCGGAGCGGACCCACCCGGACCGGTCGACCACCGAGGACGCGCTGGACTCGCCGGACCTGCTGCGGACGTTGCGCGGGCTGAGCCCGGGCGCCCGGCTGCTGCCGATGGGCGCCGCGGTGGGCGAACAGAAGCTCGCCGACAGCTGCGGGCTGTCCCTTGCCGGCGCCGGCGCGGATGTGGCCGAACGGGTCAACGGAAAGGTGTACGGCCGCCGGCTGACCGCGCGGGCGGGACTGCGTGAGGTGCCCGGCCACTGCTGCGAGACCGTCGACGAGCTGGCCGAGGCGCTGGGCACGCTGGACGCCGTCGGCCGGCCATTGGTCGTGAAGGACGCCTACGGGGTCTCCGGACGTGGCCTCGTCGTGGTGGACACCCCGGCGCGGGCCGGCCAACTGATGCGTCTGGTGCGCCGGCGCGCGGAGCGTACCGGCGACGACCGGATCGAGGTGGTGGTGGAGCAGTGGCTGCCCCGCCGGCACGACCTCAACTATCAACTGACCGTGACGCGCGACGGTGGCGTGCGGTTCGACTTCGTCAAGCAGGCGCTGACCGAGGCGGGCGTACACAAGGGTCACCTGATGCCGGCCGCGCTGACCGGCGCGCACCGCGCGGAGATCGAGCATGCCGCGCAGTCGGTGGGTGCGGCGCTGTACCGGGACGGGTTCACCGGCGTCGCCGGCGTCGACGCGATCATCGACACCGACGGGCAGCTCTACCCCGTCCTGGAGATCAATGCGCGGCTGAACATGTCCACCTACCAGGGCGGCGTCGTCGAACGGTACCAGCCGCCCGACGGGATCGGCCTCGCCCGCCACTACACGCTGCGGCTGCGGGCGACCTGTCCGTTCGACGCGGTCGAGTCCGCCCTCGACCGCGCGCAGCGCGGAACCGGCGGCCGGATCGTGGTCACCAGCTTCGGCACGCTCAACGCCGCGGCGCCGTCCGCCAGCACGGCCGAGCCGTTCGACGGCCGGCTCTACGCCATGCTGTTCGCCCCCGGCAGACCGAGCCTGGACGCACTGGACGGCGCGGTCCGGCAGGCGCTCGGCCGCATCCCGCAGGTACTGGAGGTCCGATGA
- a CDS encoding 3-oxoacyl-[acyl-carrier-protein] synthase III C-terminal domain-containing protein, translating to MPLTTLNRIATYVPERSVPVEEVAAELGMSRYAGRMFRKFHGLDRLRQDPQSTVLDLVVPPAADLLRQTPDPSAIRYLLFAHTIPDVAPSTLNVAEEVAARLGLTGVEAFAVTQQNCASGLAAIDIAGELLRADGVPGAQALVVTGEKAFTPVTRFIAETTIMGEGSAACLVGIDGPSNRVCSYVARTQGRFAHGIRLTPVQLRDFNDSYARDLTAVIIETVERAGLRLTDLDMVVPHNVNRLLWTRIIAELGLGQDRIFLDTIAEYSHCWCADPLLNLAALADGGRLIKGGRYLLTSVGLGSTYAAMVIEH from the coding sequence GTGCCGCTGACCACGCTGAACCGGATCGCGACCTACGTACCGGAGCGGTCGGTGCCGGTCGAAGAGGTCGCCGCCGAACTCGGCATGAGCCGGTACGCCGGTCGCATGTTCCGCAAGTTCCACGGACTGGACCGGCTGCGCCAGGACCCGCAGAGCACCGTCCTCGACCTGGTCGTCCCGCCCGCCGCCGACCTGTTGCGGCAGACACCCGACCCGTCGGCGATCCGCTACCTGCTGTTCGCGCACACCATCCCGGACGTCGCACCGTCCACCCTGAACGTGGCCGAGGAGGTGGCAGCCCGGCTCGGCCTGACCGGTGTCGAGGCGTTCGCGGTCACCCAGCAGAACTGCGCCAGCGGACTGGCCGCCATCGACATCGCCGGCGAGCTGCTGCGGGCCGACGGCGTGCCCGGCGCGCAGGCGCTGGTGGTCACCGGCGAGAAGGCGTTCACGCCCGTCACCCGGTTCATCGCCGAGACCACGATCATGGGAGAGGGATCCGCGGCCTGCCTGGTCGGGATCGACGGCCCGAGCAACCGCGTCTGCTCCTACGTCGCACGCACCCAGGGCCGGTTCGCGCACGGCATCCGGTTGACGCCGGTGCAGCTTCGCGACTTCAACGACAGCTACGCGCGTGACCTGACGGCGGTCATCATCGAGACCGTCGAACGGGCCGGACTGCGGCTGACCGACCTGGACATGGTCGTGCCGCACAACGTCAACCGGCTGCTCTGGACCCGGATCATCGCCGAACTGGGTCTCGGCCAGGACCGGATCTTCCTGGACACCATCGCCGAGTACAGCCACTGCTGGTGCGCCGATCCGCTGCTCAACCTGGCGGCGCTCGCGGACGGCGGACGGCTGATCAAAGGCGGACGGTACCTGCTGACATCGGTGGGCCTGGGCTCCACCTACGCGGCCATGGTCATCGAGCACTGA
- a CDS encoding condensation domain-containing protein → MQDLRSAQHLAARFGGASAGTAPATLGQRNVLAWIVRQHTERSDVLTRSVEIPAGVRLPGIVDAVRTLLVRHEGLRTTFTTDAAGEWIQRVHPDGELVIEVYPDESEIDPRWWGRPFDLSAEFGVRFAVITGAGRPVRLQFAISHVTGDFATREILAHQLEAMFADPQHHLPEARQPRDQAADETSPAGRRRAEAGLRAWDRAMRKAPQCMLSIAPATAGESGPRQAVLYSPAAALALDHVTARTGASRSTVVFAAYAMLLAHRTGHDSCAMIAVSGNRFRLGARDYVGTIAQDAFVRLDIAAALDGVIQDSRASLMSTYRFGQYDTARLYEVMGRMEYERGTRFHRDCVFTDISVHRRMPGAEPRTSTLAQMREAASRTRVTFITARDLPVLCELQVYELDEQVTLVLQADTGLLPSCEIEGFLRGIERLLMAAADRDVEAAELAAVSGIAAPVRGPGWHLIDSCWIRPDAVRRLLLDVPGVTDAVAYVRDGSVVAHLVCADPTTSLFDIHLSAVARLRGRYTAMAPHLYHLHAARPGHPDDPAAWRSLPVLASGTGRRADRPAGRPEEMPCR, encoded by the coding sequence ATGCAGGACCTGAGAAGCGCGCAGCACCTGGCGGCGCGGTTCGGCGGCGCGTCGGCCGGGACCGCGCCGGCGACGCTGGGGCAGCGCAACGTGCTGGCCTGGATCGTTCGCCAGCACACCGAACGTTCCGACGTGCTCACCCGTTCCGTCGAGATCCCCGCGGGAGTCCGGCTCCCCGGCATCGTCGACGCCGTTCGCACGTTGCTGGTCCGGCACGAGGGCCTGCGTACGACGTTCACGACCGACGCGGCCGGCGAGTGGATCCAGCGGGTGCACCCGGACGGTGAGCTCGTCATCGAGGTGTATCCGGACGAGAGCGAGATCGATCCGCGGTGGTGGGGACGGCCGTTCGACCTGTCGGCCGAGTTCGGTGTGCGGTTCGCCGTGATCACCGGCGCCGGCCGGCCGGTGCGGCTGCAGTTCGCGATCTCACACGTGACCGGCGACTTCGCCACCCGGGAGATCCTGGCTCACCAGCTCGAAGCGATGTTCGCGGACCCGCAGCATCACCTGCCGGAGGCACGCCAGCCCCGCGACCAGGCCGCCGACGAGACCTCGCCGGCGGGCCGGCGCCGCGCCGAGGCCGGACTGCGCGCCTGGGACCGTGCGATGCGCAAGGCGCCGCAATGCATGCTCTCCATCGCGCCCGCCACCGCCGGCGAGTCCGGACCACGCCAGGCCGTGCTGTACTCGCCGGCGGCCGCGCTGGCACTGGATCACGTGACCGCGCGCACCGGTGCGAGCCGGTCCACGGTCGTCTTCGCCGCGTACGCGATGTTGCTCGCCCATCGCACGGGTCATGACAGCTGCGCGATGATCGCGGTGTCCGGCAACCGGTTCCGGCTGGGTGCCCGGGACTACGTCGGCACGATCGCCCAGGACGCGTTCGTGCGGCTCGACATCGCAGCCGCGCTCGACGGCGTGATCCAGGACTCCCGGGCGTCCCTGATGAGCACGTACCGGTTCGGGCAGTACGACACCGCCCGCCTGTACGAGGTGATGGGCCGGATGGAGTACGAGCGGGGCACCCGGTTCCATCGCGACTGCGTGTTCACCGACATCTCCGTCCACCGCCGGATGCCCGGCGCCGAGCCACGCACCTCGACCCTCGCACAGATGCGGGAGGCGGCGTCGCGGACGCGGGTCACGTTCATCACCGCCCGGGACCTGCCGGTGCTGTGCGAACTTCAGGTGTACGAGCTGGACGAGCAGGTCACGCTGGTGCTGCAGGCCGACACCGGGTTGCTGCCGTCGTGCGAGATCGAGGGATTCCTCCGCGGCATCGAGCGGCTGCTGATGGCCGCCGCCGACCGCGACGTCGAGGCGGCCGAGCTGGCGGCGGTCAGCGGCATCGCGGCGCCGGTACGTGGACCGGGCTGGCACCTGATCGACTCCTGCTGGATCCGCCCGGACGCCGTACGCCGGCTGCTGCTGGACGTGCCCGGGGTGACCGACGCCGTGGCGTACGTCCGGGACGGTTCGGTCGTCGCCCATCTGGTGTGCGCGGACCCGACGACGAGCCTGTTCGACATTCACCTCTCGGCGGTGGCCCGGCTCCGCGGGCGCTACACCGCGATGGCGCCGCACCTCTACCACCTGCACGCCGCCCGGCCCGGCCACCCGGACGACCCGGCCGCCTGGCGGAGCCTGCCGGTGCTGGCCTCCGGCACCGGGCGGCGTGCCGACCGGCCCGCCGGTCGCCCCGAGGAGATGCCGTGCCGCTGA
- a CDS encoding GNAT family N-acetyltransferase: protein MQAMTVRRYGSRGAGQLTETVVDVHAEVHAGVAWGADPYFSAAAFRQRWRLAIRQPGFELLVAEVDGTVAGLLYGWPLPFFTRWWQPLAGRLPAEMTVETGRRSVFIQEIMVRARWRRRGIGRRLHDGFLLGRPEQRALLCVLPENQPAHAAYRRWGWGAVARAATGAGEPTFDWMLRELPEPRPGPRDFPDASGPSRYLESAS from the coding sequence ATGCAAGCGATGACGGTGCGGCGCTACGGCTCACGAGGGGCCGGCCAGTTGACCGAGACGGTGGTGGATGTGCACGCCGAGGTGCATGCCGGGGTGGCCTGGGGCGCCGACCCTTACTTCTCCGCGGCGGCGTTCCGGCAACGGTGGCGGCTGGCGATCCGGCAGCCCGGTTTCGAGCTGCTCGTGGCCGAAGTGGACGGTACGGTGGCCGGACTGTTGTACGGCTGGCCGCTACCGTTCTTCACCCGCTGGTGGCAGCCGCTGGCCGGGCGGCTGCCCGCGGAGATGACCGTGGAGACCGGGCGGCGGTCGGTGTTCATCCAGGAGATCATGGTGCGTGCGCGGTGGCGACGCCGCGGGATCGGCCGGCGCCTGCACGACGGTTTCCTGCTCGGCCGGCCGGAACAGCGGGCGTTGCTGTGTGTGCTTCCGGAGAACCAGCCGGCACACGCCGCGTACCGGCGCTGGGGGTGGGGTGCGGTGGCGCGTGCCGCGACGGGCGCCGGTGAGCCGACGTTCGACTGGATGCTGCGCGAGCTGCCGGAGCCGCGGCCGGGCCCCCGGGATTTCCCCGATGCTTCCGGTCCGTCGCGCTACCTAGAGTCGGCGTCATGA
- a CDS encoding ATP-binding cassette domain-containing protein, with protein sequence MTTIEARGLARRFRSGKSDVNAVCGVDLDVAAGEIIGFVGPNGAGKTTTLRMLTTLLRPTSGTAHIAGIDLVRDPAGVRRASGYVAQSGGVDPNARVAEELCLQGRLYRLSRADAVSRATRLLHDFDLNTVRDRQVRTLSGGQRRRMDIAMGLMHSPSVLFLDEPTTGLDPQSRGNVWDHVRALREDAGTTVFLTTHYLDEADALCDRLFVIDHGRIVARGTPDELKRGISGDLVTIEVSGDTDAAKVALAGRPGIHELAVTDRSVRLVVDNGERAVVDVMQALQAHGVGMRSIRLARPTLDDVFLTLTGRSLRDGDA encoded by the coding sequence ATGACCACCATCGAGGCACGCGGACTCGCCCGGAGGTTCCGTTCGGGCAAGTCGGACGTCAACGCGGTGTGTGGGGTGGATCTGGACGTCGCGGCCGGGGAGATCATCGGTTTCGTCGGACCCAACGGCGCGGGCAAGACGACCACCCTGCGGATGCTGACCACTCTGCTGCGACCGACCTCCGGCACGGCGCACATCGCCGGAATCGATCTCGTCCGGGATCCGGCCGGCGTACGCCGCGCCAGCGGCTACGTCGCGCAGTCCGGCGGTGTCGACCCGAACGCCCGGGTCGCCGAGGAGCTGTGTCTGCAGGGCCGGCTGTACCGGCTGTCCCGCGCCGACGCTGTGTCCCGGGCCACCCGGCTGCTGCACGACTTCGACCTGAACACCGTACGGGACCGGCAGGTCCGCACCCTGTCGGGTGGCCAGCGACGCCGGATGGACATCGCGATGGGCCTGATGCACAGCCCGTCCGTCCTGTTCCTCGACGAGCCGACCACCGGTCTCGACCCGCAGAGCCGCGGCAACGTCTGGGACCACGTACGCGCGCTGCGCGAGGACGCCGGAACCACGGTGTTCCTCACGACCCACTACCTGGACGAGGCCGACGCGCTCTGCGACCGGCTGTTCGTCATCGACCACGGGCGCATCGTCGCCCGCGGCACTCCGGACGAGCTGAAACGCGGCATCTCCGGTGACCTGGTGACCATCGAGGTCAGCGGCGACACCGATGCCGCGAAGGTCGCGCTGGCCGGCCGGCCGGGGATCCACGAGCTCGCCGTGACCGACCGGTCGGTACGCCTGGTCGTCGACAACGGAGAGCGGGCGGTGGTCGACGTGATGCAGGCCCTGCAGGCGCACGGCGTCGGCATGCGCTCGATCCGGCTCGCCCGACCGACCCTCGACGACGTCTTTCTCACGCTCACCGGGCGGTCGCTGCGTGACGGCGACGCCTGA
- a CDS encoding ABC transporter permease: protein MHTVRDTALIYRRQLQLSLRNPLWVLFGLAQPALYLVLFGPLLTGLVGRPGFPSGNAWQIYTPGLLVQLCLFGSAFVGFALIADWRAGVLERLRVTPVSRAAPLLGRLLRDVTVTSVQALILIGTAFALGLRVSVAAIAVAMAFVVAIVVAVSALSYTLAMTTRNEDSFAQVINLLTVLLLLLSGILLPMALAPRWLANISALSPLRYMVDAVRDAFTGHLLTPTVMLGVGLAVLFAAGAVGIGCYTFTREDR from the coding sequence ATGCACACGGTCCGCGACACCGCTCTGATCTACCGGCGGCAGCTGCAACTGTCGCTGCGCAACCCGCTGTGGGTCCTGTTCGGGCTGGCTCAGCCGGCGCTCTACCTGGTCCTGTTCGGGCCACTGCTGACCGGGCTCGTGGGCAGACCCGGCTTCCCCTCCGGCAACGCCTGGCAGATCTATACGCCAGGGCTGCTGGTGCAGCTGTGCCTGTTCGGCTCGGCGTTCGTCGGGTTCGCGCTCATCGCCGACTGGCGGGCCGGCGTGCTGGAACGGTTGCGGGTCACGCCGGTCAGCCGGGCCGCTCCACTGCTCGGCCGGCTGCTACGCGACGTCACCGTCACCTCCGTCCAGGCGCTGATCCTGATCGGTACGGCGTTCGCGCTGGGGCTGCGGGTCTCGGTCGCAGCAATCGCGGTCGCGATGGCGTTCGTCGTGGCGATCGTGGTCGCAGTCTCCGCGCTGTCGTACACACTGGCCATGACGACCCGTAACGAGGACTCGTTCGCCCAGGTCATCAACCTGCTCACGGTACTGCTCCTGCTGCTGTCCGGGATCCTGCTGCCGATGGCGCTGGCCCCACGGTGGCTGGCCAACATCTCGGCGCTGAGTCCGCTGCGATACATGGTGGACGCCGTCCGCGACGCGTTCACCGGCCACCTGCTGACCCCCACGGTCATGCTCGGCGTGGGGCTGGCGGTCCTGTTCGCGGCCGGCGCGGTCGGCATCGGCTGCTACACCTTCACCCGCGAGGACCGGTGA
- a CDS encoding helix-turn-helix transcriptional regulator, with amino-acid sequence MSAAEPAPMIGREREIAVISTALSQLTVGSARVITVTGDPGLGKTRLLEEATRLAGVHGHPVLAGRVPYGSRGPADPLSDALHDYRYGIDRAESPRDLLARIAAPGLVLILDDIDRADPAAVVELLRLLRRPPQAPVLMLMAYRPRQVAAWLHQYVTGGSHPRAVDWLPLAPLDGDEAARLVAADPLLSWRPALHSDSGGNPRYLQVLAGQGTGIAPGTWALSGELADLSPAAQLAASAAAVLGDPFALAVVGAVAELTGPELHAAIDELARQDLVRPVEADGRFVFRHPVVGTVAYAAAAPAWRLAAHARAALALRAIGTSPDAMAHHVERSAAVGDREAIALLVAAARADGETMTPTRSRWLRAALRLLPADSQAPRPATLMVALAAALAAEGRLAESRVTLHRAWPAAVAHHSRTYDLVAGLGAIVEWLLCRGAEGRALLDRAAGATSGASTAVRPTRSLALAVIDLADGSLDGCRRWSADALTGAEHSGDRALAGVGHGLMLVADCLDARADDAAPRLDALAAMVDGLVDSELAGNLGATGLLGLGEMMFGRPVDALRHLDRALTVAHASGTLLAVPHLQAGRAFVLRALGRLTEATVAAAEAVELATTSGSDEQLVLALAARCCVATWTGDRDGALRAGAAATGWRARRPSRWVTALAHRMYAEARLAGGGREGSRTLTDALGGADLPELDRWSRPYTYELLTRMELADDSRADAMEWAIRAGGTVTASGPPQRAGMAELAIAEALAAEEPVTAQCHAATAARLLDASGLRLDAARAWLAGGVAAASGGDPQQAAAQLRRAQAVFDAAGAHGWSRYAVAERRRLAGRAPRTGTAAPRSGLDTLTSRERQVAMLVSEGLTNRRVAQRLHVTEKTVETHLSRIFAKLCVGSRVEMARVCLDPTSRTS; translated from the coding sequence ATGAGTGCAGCGGAGCCGGCCCCGATGATCGGCCGGGAGCGTGAGATCGCCGTCATATCGACGGCGTTGTCCCAGCTCACGGTAGGCTCGGCCCGGGTGATCACGGTGACGGGTGACCCTGGCCTGGGCAAGACCCGCCTGCTGGAGGAGGCCACCCGCCTCGCCGGCGTGCACGGCCACCCGGTGCTGGCCGGGCGGGTGCCGTACGGCAGTCGAGGCCCGGCCGATCCGCTGTCCGACGCACTGCACGACTATCGTTACGGCATCGACCGGGCAGAATCCCCGCGTGACCTTCTCGCCCGTATCGCCGCACCGGGTCTGGTCCTGATTCTCGACGACATCGACCGCGCCGACCCGGCCGCGGTCGTGGAATTGCTGCGGCTGCTGCGCCGGCCGCCGCAGGCGCCGGTGCTGATGCTGATGGCATACCGGCCCCGGCAGGTCGCGGCGTGGCTGCACCAGTACGTCACCGGCGGCAGCCATCCCCGTGCGGTCGACTGGCTGCCCTTGGCCCCGTTGGACGGCGACGAGGCGGCCCGGCTGGTCGCTGCGGATCCCCTGCTGTCGTGGCGGCCTGCCCTTCACTCCGACAGCGGCGGCAATCCCCGCTATCTGCAGGTGCTGGCGGGTCAGGGGACCGGGATCGCTCCGGGTACCTGGGCACTGTCCGGGGAACTGGCCGACCTGTCGCCGGCCGCACAGCTGGCCGCGTCGGCGGCCGCCGTACTCGGCGATCCGTTCGCGCTGGCCGTGGTCGGCGCCGTGGCCGAGCTCACCGGACCGGAGCTGCATGCGGCGATCGACGAGTTGGCCCGGCAGGACCTGGTCCGGCCGGTCGAGGCAGACGGCCGGTTCGTCTTCCGGCACCCGGTGGTCGGCACGGTGGCGTATGCGGCCGCGGCCCCGGCCTGGCGGCTGGCAGCGCACGCACGGGCCGCGCTGGCGCTGCGGGCGATCGGCACGTCGCCGGACGCCATGGCCCACCACGTCGAACGGTCGGCAGCCGTAGGCGACCGCGAGGCGATCGCCCTGCTCGTCGCGGCCGCCCGCGCGGACGGTGAAACCATGACGCCGACCAGGTCGCGCTGGCTGCGCGCCGCACTGCGGCTGCTGCCGGCGGACAGCCAGGCGCCCCGCCCGGCCACCCTGATGGTCGCGCTCGCCGCGGCCCTCGCCGCCGAGGGACGCCTCGCGGAGAGCCGGGTGACGCTGCACCGGGCGTGGCCGGCGGCTGTTGCGCACCATTCGCGCACGTACGACCTGGTCGCCGGCCTCGGCGCGATCGTGGAATGGCTGCTGTGCCGCGGCGCGGAGGGCCGGGCACTGCTGGACCGGGCGGCCGGCGCCACCTCGGGCGCGTCCACCGCGGTCCGGCCGACGCGCTCGCTCGCGCTGGCCGTCATCGACCTGGCTGACGGTTCCCTCGACGGCTGCCGTCGGTGGTCAGCCGACGCGCTGACCGGCGCTGAGCACTCCGGTGACCGGGCGCTCGCCGGCGTCGGGCACGGGCTGATGCTCGTGGCGGACTGCCTGGATGCCAGAGCGGACGACGCCGCGCCCCGGCTGGACGCGCTGGCCGCGATGGTGGACGGGCTGGTCGACAGCGAACTGGCCGGCAACCTCGGTGCCACCGGACTACTCGGCCTGGGTGAGATGATGTTCGGCCGTCCGGTCGACGCGCTGCGGCACCTGGACCGGGCGCTGACCGTGGCCCACGCGTCCGGAACCCTGCTCGCCGTGCCGCACCTCCAGGCCGGGCGCGCATTCGTGCTGCGCGCGCTCGGCCGGCTCACCGAGGCGACCGTGGCCGCCGCCGAGGCCGTCGAACTGGCGACCACATCGGGCAGTGACGAGCAGCTGGTGCTGGCGCTCGCCGCGCGATGCTGCGTCGCCACCTGGACCGGCGACCGGGACGGTGCCCTGCGCGCCGGCGCCGCGGCCACCGGGTGGCGGGCGCGGCGGCCCAGCCGATGGGTGACGGCGTTGGCGCACCGGATGTACGCCGAGGCACGCCTGGCCGGCGGTGGTCGTGAGGGCAGCCGCACCCTGACCGATGCACTGGGCGGAGCCGACCTGCCCGAGCTGGACCGATGGTCCCGGCCGTACACGTACGAGCTCCTGACACGGATGGAACTGGCGGACGACAGCCGGGCCGATGCCATGGAATGGGCGATCCGGGCCGGCGGTACGGTCACCGCATCCGGCCCGCCCCAGCGGGCCGGCATGGCGGAGCTGGCGATCGCCGAGGCACTCGCCGCGGAGGAACCGGTCACCGCGCAGTGCCATGCGGCCACCGCGGCGCGGCTGCTGGACGCCTCCGGCCTGCGGCTGGATGCGGCGCGCGCCTGGCTGGCCGGTGGTGTCGCGGCCGCCTCCGGCGGTGATCCGCAGCAGGCGGCCGCCCAGTTGCGGCGTGCGCAGGCCGTCTTCGATGCGGCCGGGGCGCACGGCTGGTCGCGGTACGCGGTGGCCGAACGGCGCCGCCTCGCCGGCCGGGCACCCCGTACCGGCACCGCCGCACCGCGGTCCGGCCTGGACACGCTCACCAGCCGCGAGCGTCAGGTGGCGATGCTGGTCAGCGAAGGATTGACGAATCGGCGGGTGGCCCAGCGGCTGCACGTCACCGAGAAGACGGTGGAGACACACCTGTCGAGGATCTTCGCGAAACTGTGCGTCGGATCGCGGGTGGAGATGGCCCGGGTGTGCCTGGATCCGACCTCCCGGACGAGCTGA